In Bacillus weihaiensis, the genomic stretch GCGTGAAAAATTATGGTGACCCATACGGGATTCGAACCCGTGTTACCGCCGTGAAAGGGCGGTGTCTTAACCGCTTGACCAATGGGCCATCTCACTTACTTTGTTACCTTTTATAAAAAGGCGCCTGGCAACGTCCTACTCTCACAGGGGGAAACCCCCAACTACCATCGGCGCTGAAGAACTTAACTTCCGTGTTCGGCATGGGAACGGGTGTGACCTCTTCGCTATCGCCACCAGACATTTTCACATCACTTCATCGAAGCGACAAGATATATTATATAACATTTTGTCATAAATGCAATACTTTTTTAAAAAAAATTTCAAGCAGAATCATCTGTCCCTGTAACAGGAATATTAATTTAACATGTTTACCTTAAAAGTGTCAATGGTGTTTTGAAAATTTTATTGTTCTATTCACTCCTGTACAAGCATTCCATATAGTAAGAATGAATTTCTTAGTGATGAGGAACTTCATTAAGGAAAAATAACTTTTGATAACAACCTACTCATTTTAATTTTTAATGAATAAGTTGATTATTTGTACTTAATCAAAAGATTACATGCCATAAGACACCTGCCTAGAAATTTGTAAGGGTGAAAAAATTATAACATAACACGGCAGACGGATTGGCTGCTGGAACATCTCTAAGAACGTCTAAGGCTGTAACAGTATTCAAGAACCTCCTATAAAAATACTGTGTCGCCTTACTTTAAGTGACTTATAAGAGGTACAGCCCTCCATCACTATACAGAAAATTCATCAATTCTACTCTCATATTTTTAATAAGTAAAGTCTAGAATTTAACTTTTTACTTGTTATAATGCAAAGTGAAGATCATGATATAAAGGTGGGCATTTATGGGGAATACTTGTCGGTATGTAGTTAATGCTGTAGGTAAATGTGGTGAAACATACTATACCCAATTAAATTCAAAAAAAGAATTAAAAAATTGGATACACGACCATGAAGAGAAGTTATTAATGGAAGAGTTAAAGATTGTTGATAAAAAAATGTCACCTCTTTTAAAATGGTTACTAAAGAAATAACTAATAACATAGAGGCTGGGACAGAAGTGCCTGGCACCTTATCATAACGACTATATGTAAGCACTGATTTATCTAGTGTACACAATAGATTGTATTCGAGGGTGCCTGGCTCTTTGTTTTGTCCCAGCCTCTATTAATGCATAAATACACTAAACTTTTAGTTCCACCAGGTTTTTTATTTCTTGCAACATCTCACTATGTATGAAATAACAGTATTTCTTATTATATGTGCATCCTTTAAACTTTAAGACAAAAGCTACAGGCTCCAGAAGCTAGTTACTTCCCACTGACAATATTCTATTCATTCCTATCTAATAGAAATGATCCAAGCATCTTATTTGACACCTAGTCTACTCACTCGTTTTAGGTGAGGTAATGTTATAGCAATAATAAGGAAAGTCCATCGTTTTTTACTTATACTAACCATACTCTTCTCCTCCTCTTTCCATTAATACCTCTATTTTAATTTATCGTTTCACGCTATTTATTTCTATATTTTCACTATGAAAACGAGTCATTTTAAAATATTTTATACCATTTATGGAGAATGTAACATGTATATCATGTTGCCTAAAAGGAGAAAAAATTATGGACATTATAGAGCAGATACTTAGACTAGTCATAGCTTTCTCCTCCCTATTAATTTTAACGAAAATTATGGGGAGAAAAGAGATCTCCGAAATGACATTTATTAATTTTGTGTCGGGAATTGCACTTGGAACGATGGGAGCATCTCTAGCTGTCAATTCAGCTGTAAGCATACGAAATGGGGTCATTGCCCTTATTGCCTGGAGTACATTCACAGTCATCTTAGGCTTTGTTGACATAAAATCGAAAAAAGCGCGTGAAGTGCTACAAGGAAAACCCGTTATCCTTGTTAAAAATGGGCAGATTCTTGAGCATGAAATGCGGAAGGTTCGATTAGATATTGATGAACTAACTGCCTTATTAAGGCAAAAAGATGTTTTCTCTATTACAGAAGTGGACTTTGCTATTTTTGAAACAGATGGTCGTTTATCTGTTATGAAAAAAGAAAACCAACAACCACTTACAAAAGGTGATATGAATATAGCCACTAATAAACCAGTTTTCCCGATTCCTACAGAAGTAATTGCCGATGGACGAATTATTTCAGCAAATCTTAAAAATATAAATACAGATGAACATTGGTTAAAGGATAAAATTCTTCATGCAGGGAATCCACCTATTTCAAGTATTTTTTATGCGGAAGTTCAGAAAGATGGAAGTTTATATCTAGACCTTAAGAAAGATTATTTACCAAATAAATGAAAAAAACATTGACCAATAAGAACGAATGTTCTACGATTAGATTATCGAGGAGGTGATTTAATGAGGCCGACCCTTACAAAGGATATCAATCAACAAGAATTTAAGGACTACTATTGGTTAAAGAAAGAACTACAGGCATTTTGCCGTGAACACGGCTTAAAACAATCAGGTTCAAAGAATGAATTAACCGAGGCTATTGTTTCATTTTTAGAAACAGGGCAAGTGCCTACACCTATCAAGAAAAAAAGGCTCTCTACTAGGTCTAGGTCCACCCAATCAGAAATTTTATCTCTCCAAACCGTCATTACAGAAAATC encodes the following:
- a CDS encoding DUF421 domain-containing protein, which encodes MDIIEQILRLVIAFSSLLILTKIMGRKEISEMTFINFVSGIALGTMGASLAVNSAVSIRNGVIALIAWSTFTVILGFVDIKSKKAREVLQGKPVILVKNGQILEHEMRKVRLDIDELTALLRQKDVFSITEVDFAIFETDGRLSVMKKENQQPLTKGDMNIATNKPVFPIPTEVIADGRIISANLKNINTDEHWLKDKILHAGNPPISSIFYAEVQKDGSLYLDLKKDYLPNK